One stretch of Pseudoalteromonas shioyasakiensis DNA includes these proteins:
- the rraA gene encoding ribonuclease E activity regulator RraA: MDYSTSDLCDHFADVVDVLEPMFINFGGRPSFSGRVKTVKCFENNELIREILSTDGTDSVLLIDGGGSTRRALIDIELAEIALENNWQGIIVYGAIRHVDELEELDLGIQAIASIPVAADSEGAGEDGIGVNFAGVSFFDDDFVYADSTGIILSAEELELEIIED; encoded by the coding sequence ATGGATTACAGCACTTCTGATTTATGCGACCACTTTGCAGATGTGGTTGATGTGCTCGAACCAATGTTTATCAATTTTGGTGGACGCCCAAGCTTTAGTGGTCGAGTCAAAACCGTTAAATGCTTTGAAAATAACGAGCTGATCCGCGAGATTTTATCAACCGATGGTACCGACAGCGTGTTATTGATTGATGGTGGTGGCTCAACCCGACGCGCCCTTATTGATATAGAGCTGGCTGAAATCGCATTAGAAAACAACTGGCAAGGCATTATCGTTTACGGTGCAATTCGCCATGTTGATGAACTTGAAGAGCTAGACTTAGGCATTCAAGCAATTGCGTCTATTCCTGTTGCTGCAGATAGTGAAGGTGCAGGTGAAGATGGCATTGGCGTTAACTTCGCAGGCGTATCTTTCTTTGATGACGACTTTGTTTACGCTGATAGCACCGGTATTATATTATCTGCTGAAGAATTAGAGTTAGAAATAATAGAAGACTAA
- a CDS encoding YqaE/Pmp3 family membrane protein produces MDLIRIILSVLIPPLGVFLQVGLGAQFWINILLTLLGYIPGLIHAVYIIAKR; encoded by the coding sequence ATGGATTTAATACGTATTATTTTATCAGTTTTAATTCCACCCTTAGGCGTATTTTTACAGGTAGGTTTAGGTGCGCAATTCTGGATTAATATTCTTTTAACCTTATTAGGATACATTCCTGGTTTGATTCATGCCGTGTATATCATCGCTAAGCGATAA
- a CDS encoding phosphatase PAP2 family protein, whose translation MANNILTKLAKVDEQLFLSVFNDASPIWLRRSALGFSKSGDGGLYVMLFFGFWWFTEQLHFQQLAMSILVGFAIERPIYFLAKKRIARVRPCDCLVQGAYLVPSDQFSLPSGHSAGAFVVATILTMYFPEFAVLWLMWASGVAASRVIIGVHYPADVVIGAVMGSSCAVLAVMVVESI comes from the coding sequence ATGGCAAACAACATACTTACTAAATTGGCAAAAGTGGATGAACAGCTGTTTTTAAGTGTGTTTAATGATGCTTCGCCAATTTGGCTCAGAAGATCAGCGCTCGGGTTTTCGAAAAGTGGCGATGGCGGACTTTACGTAATGTTGTTTTTTGGTTTTTGGTGGTTTACCGAGCAGCTGCATTTTCAGCAACTTGCGATGAGTATATTGGTGGGCTTTGCAATTGAGCGGCCTATTTACTTTTTAGCTAAAAAGCGGATTGCGCGGGTAAGGCCTTGCGATTGCTTAGTGCAAGGCGCTTATTTAGTACCAAGTGATCAGTTTAGCTTACCGTCAGGACATAGTGCAGGGGCATTTGTGGTGGCGACTATTTTGACTATGTATTTTCCTGAATTTGCTGTGCTGTGGTTGATGTGGGCATCAGGGGTGGCGGCATCAAGGGTGATTATTGGTGTGCATTACCCCGCTGATGTAGTGATTGGTGCAGTGATGGGATCAAGTTGTGCAGTATTAGCAGTGATGGTGGTGGAATCTATATGA
- a CDS encoding imidazolonepropionase, whose product MHITNNDQALWDLVITDTNIATMDPDVDAPYGAIENAAIAVKDGKIAWLGAQTDLPEFDALATPTVSAKGQWLTPGLIDCHTHLVFAGSRAEEFEQRLQGVSYEQIAAKGGGIASTVRATREADHETLFVSAKERLNALYAEGVTTVEIKSGYGLDCENEIKLLEVARLLGENHPVDVKTTFLGAHALPPEYKGRSDEYIDLVCGEMLDRVVEADLADAVDAFCENVGFSNEQTRRVFEAAKKHNLPVKLHAEQLSNQHGAELVAEFNGLSADHIEHLDEAGIQAMAKAGTAAVLLPGAFYFLRETKYPPIELLQQYQVPIAISTDFNPGTSPLCSLHLMMNMACTIFRMTPEQALAGVTRNAAGALGLDDRGVLKVGARADIAHWQISHPAQLSYQFGVNKLLNLWILGRLS is encoded by the coding sequence ATGCACATAACCAACAATGATCAAGCGCTCTGGGATTTAGTGATCACAGATACCAATATCGCCACAATGGATCCTGATGTTGATGCACCATACGGCGCCATTGAAAATGCAGCTATTGCTGTTAAAGATGGCAAAATTGCCTGGTTAGGTGCACAAACTGATTTACCTGAGTTTGACGCACTAGCCACGCCAACTGTGTCTGCAAAAGGGCAGTGGTTAACACCTGGATTGATTGATTGTCACACTCACTTAGTATTTGCTGGTAGCCGCGCAGAAGAATTTGAGCAGCGTTTACAAGGTGTAAGCTATGAACAAATCGCTGCAAAGGGGGGCGGTATTGCAAGTACGGTACGTGCAACCCGAGAAGCCGACCACGAAACCTTATTTGTTAGTGCAAAAGAGCGTTTAAATGCGTTATACGCAGAAGGCGTGACTACGGTAGAGATTAAATCGGGTTATGGCCTTGATTGCGAAAACGAAATTAAACTACTTGAAGTGGCTCGTTTACTCGGTGAAAATCACCCGGTTGATGTTAAAACCACCTTTTTAGGTGCTCACGCGTTACCGCCTGAATATAAAGGCCGTAGCGATGAGTATATTGACTTGGTGTGCGGTGAGATGCTTGACCGTGTTGTTGAGGCTGATTTAGCTGATGCGGTTGATGCATTTTGTGAAAACGTTGGCTTTAGTAACGAGCAAACTCGCCGTGTGTTTGAAGCGGCTAAAAAGCACAACTTACCGGTTAAGTTGCACGCTGAGCAGCTATCTAATCAACATGGTGCAGAGCTTGTTGCAGAATTTAATGGCTTATCTGCTGATCATATTGAACACTTAGATGAAGCAGGCATTCAAGCAATGGCCAAAGCAGGCACTGCTGCGGTATTGTTGCCTGGTGCATTTTACTTTTTACGCGAAACAAAGTATCCGCCAATTGAACTACTCCAGCAGTATCAAGTTCCTATCGCTATTTCAACTGACTTTAACCCAGGGACTTCACCATTATGTTCATTGCACTTAATGATGAATATGGCATGTACTATTTTCCGCATGACGCCTGAACAAGCATTAGCAGGGGTAACGCGCAACGCCGCAGGTGCTTTAGGTCTTGATGACCGTGGAGTGTTAAAAGTAGGTGCTCGGGCTGATATTGCCCACTGGCAAATATCCCATCCAGCACAATTAAGTTACCAGTTTGGCGTAAATAAACTGTTAAATCTGTGGATTTTGGGTAGACTTAGTTAG
- a CDS encoding glycosyltransferase produces MRILYGIQGTGNGHITRARVMATTFKALGVDVDYVFSGRKEQDYFDMDEFADYRAFRGLSFTSKSGQVDSFKTLKNARPLQLIRDIKNLDLRHYDLVFNDFEPITAWAAKQQGIPVIGMSHQAAFLSDKVPMFGRAFFRRALIRNYAPASVYLGVHWQPYAENIIPPFIANHHHDNPVMVENKVLVYLPFENLDSVVEYLKDFPEREFYCYHPDAQDCSIGNIHLRAPSRVGFLNDLANAGGVIGNAGFELASEALQLGKKLLLKPLGKQFEQGINAQTLLSMGAAHVMSYLNPNAMDDWLQSPQNKKLNFPSDPAPLVDWLQKKQWGKLEQLHKNLWQKVDLEEKLIV; encoded by the coding sequence ATGAGAATTTTGTACGGTATTCAAGGTACGGGTAATGGACATATTACTCGAGCTCGAGTGATGGCAACAACTTTTAAAGCGTTGGGAGTCGATGTTGACTATGTGTTCTCGGGCCGTAAAGAACAAGACTACTTTGATATGGACGAGTTTGCTGATTATCGAGCTTTTCGCGGCTTGTCGTTTACCAGCAAATCGGGGCAAGTTGATAGCTTTAAAACATTAAAAAATGCGCGCCCACTTCAGCTTATAAGAGATATAAAAAACCTTGATTTGCGTCACTATGATTTAGTTTTTAATGACTTTGAACCAATCACCGCGTGGGCTGCTAAACAGCAAGGTATCCCTGTTATTGGTATGAGCCACCAAGCTGCATTTTTATCTGATAAAGTACCGATGTTTGGCCGTGCCTTCTTTCGCCGTGCGCTGATCCGTAACTATGCGCCAGCCAGTGTTTATTTAGGTGTCCATTGGCAACCCTATGCAGAGAACATAATTCCGCCATTTATTGCCAATCATCATCATGATAACCCGGTTATGGTCGAAAATAAGGTATTGGTTTACCTGCCTTTTGAGAATCTAGACAGTGTAGTTGAGTACTTAAAAGACTTTCCTGAACGTGAGTTTTATTGTTATCACCCTGATGCGCAAGATTGTTCAATCGGGAATATTCATTTGCGGGCTCCCTCACGCGTTGGGTTTTTAAATGACCTAGCCAATGCTGGTGGTGTAATTGGTAACGCCGGGTTTGAACTTGCAAGTGAAGCATTGCAGCTTGGTAAAAAGTTATTGTTAAAACCGCTTGGTAAGCAATTTGAGCAGGGGATTAATGCGCAGACTTTATTGTCGATGGGAGCTGCTCATGTAATGAGCTATTTAAACCCTAATGCGATGGATGATTGGTTGCAATCTCCACAGAACAAAAAACTCAATTTTCCCAGCGATCCAGCGCCCTTGGTTGATTGGTTGCAAAAAAAACAATGGGGAAAACTGGAACAATTACATAAAAACCTATGGCAAAAGGTTGATTTAGAAGAAAAGCTGATTGTTTAA
- the hutC gene encoding histidine utilization repressor, with product MNVPKFAQIKEFILENIQSGEWQENDRVPSENELTSQFRVSRMTARRALCELTDAGILTRSQGQGTFVANFKSQSSLLEIKNIADEVKARNSNYSCTILVMESISAIAPIAIALGVEVDSHVYRSVIVHNENEQPLQVEERFVNPALAKDYLQQDFHSLTPHEYLSQNAPLTEARHTVEAIMPNPEMCEWLNLYNEEPCLQVIRRTWSSQGIVSFARLVSPGSKYRLGGHLTFKK from the coding sequence ATGAACGTTCCTAAGTTTGCGCAAATAAAAGAATTCATTCTGGAAAATATTCAATCGGGAGAATGGCAAGAAAACGATCGTGTCCCGTCTGAAAACGAACTAACTAGTCAATTTCGAGTTAGCCGCATGACAGCTAGGCGCGCACTCTGTGAATTAACCGATGCCGGTATTTTAACGCGCAGCCAAGGCCAAGGTACTTTTGTTGCCAACTTCAAATCACAATCATCACTACTTGAAATCAAAAACATTGCCGATGAAGTTAAAGCACGAAACAGCAACTACAGTTGTACTATTTTAGTGATGGAATCAATTAGCGCTATAGCGCCAATTGCGATTGCTCTGGGTGTCGAGGTCGACAGCCATGTTTATCGAAGTGTGATTGTGCACAATGAAAACGAGCAACCTTTGCAAGTTGAGGAGCGTTTTGTGAACCCAGCTCTTGCTAAAGACTACTTACAGCAAGACTTTCACAGCCTAACACCCCACGAATATTTATCGCAGAATGCTCCACTAACCGAAGCACGTCACACGGTTGAAGCAATTATGCCAAATCCAGAAATGTGTGAATGGCTCAATCTTTATAACGAAGAGCCATGCTTACAAGTGATCCGCCGAACCTGGTCATCACAAGGTATTGTAAGCTTTGCACGCTTAGTCTCACCGGGTAGTAAATACCGGCTAGGCGGTCACCTTACTTTTAAAAAGTAG
- a CDS encoding BON domain-containing protein, with amino-acid sequence MNTFNKSMIAALVIGATSMSAQASSWENESKDAWIDGKAETVLLMNTNLNNFDINTDVTNGKVVLTGKVDSELDKELAEELVLSLDGVSSVDNKLTVVKNMKAKHMKSDKADSAESDLTDAKITTVITTRYLFNSEVGGTDIDVDTDNGVVTLNGTVESDAEKQLAVSIAENAEDVHKVIDKLKIIAE; translated from the coding sequence ATGAACACTTTTAACAAATCTATGATTGCCGCTTTAGTAATTGGTGCAACTAGCATGTCAGCTCAGGCAAGCAGCTGGGAAAATGAAAGTAAAGATGCTTGGATTGATGGTAAGGCAGAAACTGTGCTTCTTATGAACACAAACCTTAACAACTTTGACATCAACACTGATGTAACGAATGGCAAGGTTGTACTTACAGGTAAGGTTGATAGCGAATTAGATAAAGAACTTGCTGAAGAGCTGGTTCTTAGCCTAGACGGTGTTAGCTCTGTTGATAACAAATTAACTGTTGTTAAAAACATGAAAGCTAAGCACATGAAATCAGACAAAGCTGATTCAGCAGAAAGCGACTTAACCGATGCAAAGATCACTACTGTAATCACGACACGTTATTTATTTAACTCAGAAGTAGGTGGTACAGACATTGATGTGGATACTGACAACGGTGTAGTAACACTTAATGGTACTGTTGAATCTGATGCAGAAAAGCAATTAGCGGTAAGCATTGCTGAAAACGCTGAAGACGTTCATAAAGTAATCGATAAATTGAAGATTATTGCTGAATAA
- a CDS encoding methyl-accepting chemotaxis protein, giving the protein MLNNLSLRKKILLLIGGTISVLLIIASSFFVNHIAELSRQAIQREADSYLQSERLSMQGYFAKYGKVVQTFVTNPHLVNWFDNWTERDQSLDNQPGYDSVNQDFVRISGNDDNILSAFFASATTGEYFKENERTSHYNGQPYYAYKRGWWQDALKINKLYVGPISVDLTTGNASAVVQQPVYNKQNKLVGFGGVDLQLNNINDMVEGIRFNGQGFGFLLDGNQKVVHLSKRTGHKLSVTDEGPNGKEGLDALEKQFSDTSGFSELNRAMKSQKDGSSFVTFKGEQYYVVYNRLELETPYLDWYVGILIPTSMIDEPVNDAVMTTTTSVIIILAIIIAMIFWATQMITKPLTKLTYIMRDIASGDGDLTQKIEIKSNDEVGQLAHHMNTFIDKLRAMMLNTAAQAEQLSQAASQLKTVSQKTNDEIQQEKQQVDSVSAAVTEMATTVMEISRNAQHTNNAAEEVQTITADGTKRSTQAQSVMTALASHIGEASKVVAGLEQESGNIGAVVDVINSIAEQTNLLALNAAIEAARAGEQGRGFAVVADEVRSLASRTQESTDDIRNMISRLQQIAQQASTMMQQGQERAEGSVEQTQIVLQALQDIAQSVTNVQDQSHQIATSTEQQTVVAEDINNSLAAINHLVNSTADHAHELADEARDLNELAAALNKTVNQFKL; this is encoded by the coding sequence ATGTTAAATAACCTCTCTTTACGAAAAAAAATATTACTACTCATCGGCGGGACGATAAGTGTATTACTGATCATCGCCTCTAGTTTTTTTGTTAACCATATTGCTGAGCTATCACGCCAAGCTATTCAACGAGAAGCAGATAGCTATTTACAGAGTGAGCGACTCTCAATGCAAGGTTACTTTGCCAAATACGGTAAAGTTGTACAAACTTTCGTGACAAATCCGCACTTAGTTAATTGGTTCGACAACTGGACTGAACGTGATCAAAGCCTTGATAACCAACCTGGATATGACAGTGTTAACCAAGATTTTGTCCGCATCAGTGGTAACGACGACAACATCTTATCTGCCTTTTTTGCATCTGCAACAACAGGTGAGTATTTTAAAGAAAATGAGCGCACCTCTCATTATAACGGCCAGCCTTATTACGCGTACAAACGAGGTTGGTGGCAAGACGCTTTAAAAATCAACAAACTCTATGTTGGTCCTATTTCTGTAGATCTGACCACCGGGAATGCTTCAGCAGTTGTACAGCAGCCTGTTTATAATAAACAAAATAAACTTGTAGGCTTTGGTGGTGTTGATTTACAGCTTAATAATATCAACGACATGGTTGAAGGCATTCGTTTTAATGGCCAAGGTTTTGGCTTCCTACTAGATGGCAATCAAAAGGTTGTACACTTATCGAAACGCACTGGTCATAAACTGTCTGTAACTGATGAAGGACCGAATGGTAAAGAAGGTTTAGATGCCCTCGAAAAACAATTTAGCGACACTTCAGGCTTTAGCGAATTAAACCGCGCGATGAAAAGCCAAAAAGATGGTAGCAGCTTTGTTACATTCAAAGGTGAGCAATATTATGTTGTATACAACCGACTTGAGTTAGAAACTCCTTACCTAGATTGGTATGTCGGTATTTTAATACCGACCAGCATGATTGATGAGCCGGTAAACGATGCGGTGATGACAACGACCACATCTGTGATCATCATTCTCGCGATTATCATTGCGATGATCTTTTGGGCGACGCAAATGATCACCAAGCCTCTAACAAAACTAACTTACATCATGCGTGATATTGCCTCAGGTGATGGCGATTTAACACAAAAAATCGAGATAAAAAGTAATGACGAAGTGGGTCAACTTGCCCATCACATGAATACTTTCATCGATAAGCTACGTGCAATGATGCTTAATACTGCTGCACAAGCAGAGCAGCTAAGCCAAGCTGCTAGCCAGCTGAAAACAGTTTCGCAAAAAACCAACGATGAAATTCAGCAAGAGAAGCAACAAGTAGACAGTGTGAGTGCTGCAGTAACAGAAATGGCAACTACGGTGATGGAGATTTCACGTAACGCTCAGCACACCAATAATGCGGCAGAAGAAGTGCAAACTATTACCGCAGATGGCACTAAGCGCTCGACTCAAGCACAATCAGTGATGACCGCTCTTGCAAGCCACATTGGTGAAGCATCTAAAGTGGTTGCGGGTCTTGAGCAAGAAAGTGGCAATATTGGCGCGGTAGTTGATGTTATCAACTCAATTGCAGAGCAAACTAACTTACTAGCACTGAACGCGGCAATTGAAGCAGCCCGTGCTGGCGAGCAAGGTCGAGGCTTTGCGGTTGTTGCTGACGAAGTTCGTTCACTGGCAAGCCGAACGCAAGAATCAACAGATGATATTCGCAATATGATCAGCCGTTTACAGCAAATTGCTCAACAAGCATCAACCATGATGCAACAAGGTCAAGAGCGTGCTGAGGGTTCAGTTGAGCAAACACAAATTGTATTGCAAGCTCTACAAGATATCGCGCAATCTGTGACAAATGTGCAAGATCAAAGTCATCAAATTGCGACTTCGACAGAGCAACAAACTGTGGTTGCAGAAGATATCAACAATAGCTTGGCAGCGATTAATCACTTAGTGAATAGCACTGCGGATCATGCTCATGAATTGGCGGATGAAGCACGTGATTTGAATGAATTAGCAGCCGCTTTAAATAAGACGGTGAATCAATTTAAGTTATAA
- a CDS encoding NADP-binding protein gives MSIEKNKLVVLGAGWLGQALCINAKELAWHVQGTHRSSEHEYDFQRQFALEDTVLKHDVSLENAWWVCAIPPRSRSSKSNYLATLQAGLDLAKQLNCKGFILCSSTGVYPTDNGQYDETTEINCQSARQQLLFDAEQLVLNAGGKVLRLAGLVGPGRDPGKFVAGKELSSSSQQVVNMVQQQDVIAAILAVLENWSNASSIYNVVNPAHPTKVDYYQQKCSEQGNQSPTFTSHDKGERIIDGSAIEALNFLYQTPI, from the coding sequence ATGAGTATTGAAAAGAATAAATTGGTAGTTTTAGGTGCTGGTTGGCTAGGCCAAGCACTTTGTATTAATGCAAAAGAATTAGCATGGCATGTGCAGGGAACACACCGTAGTAGCGAACATGAATATGACTTTCAGCGTCAGTTTGCACTTGAAGACACAGTGCTTAAACACGATGTTTCACTTGAAAATGCATGGTGGGTGTGTGCAATCCCACCACGTAGCCGCAGTTCAAAAAGTAATTATCTAGCCACTTTGCAAGCAGGGCTTGATCTGGCCAAGCAACTAAATTGTAAAGGCTTTATTTTATGCTCCTCGACAGGTGTCTACCCAACTGACAATGGTCAATACGACGAAACTACAGAAATTAATTGTCAATCAGCGCGCCAACAACTGCTATTTGATGCCGAGCAGTTAGTGTTAAATGCCGGTGGTAAAGTATTGCGTTTGGCAGGACTAGTTGGCCCTGGGCGCGATCCGGGTAAGTTTGTTGCTGGTAAAGAGCTTTCTAGCTCAAGTCAGCAGGTAGTGAACATGGTACAACAGCAAGACGTGATAGCGGCGATTTTGGCTGTACTTGAAAATTGGTCTAACGCGAGCAGCATTTATAATGTTGTCAATCCGGCGCACCCAACAAAAGTGGATTACTACCAGCAAAAATGCTCTGAGCAAGGCAATCAATCACCCACTTTCACAAGCCATGATAAAGGCGAACGAATCATTGATGGTTCAGCGATAGAGGCACTGAATTTTCTTTATCAAACGCCTATTTAG
- a CDS encoding EAL domain-containing protein codes for MAMICALCVTHNPILRLSLVVNGVLGLAILSLGLPWLVILLALSLCFHLWQAFRTTNWLAIILSVASAILFAVLYSAHLLLDIALYWLVFSVVILSISGFFNYEEPEDEELVEVEPLYHDELDATPLTGLPDRNALRNSFVAWTEEHSANCALVMIRLEGFNDVNQHIGRDFGDLLLAQSATRIKQQLNANAVLSVASNTGSAEKLAHLGGLNFAFICSLEEQKHLHEQLISQIRQVTLKPFNVANCTIEVKVRASYVNCDEPDYSFENLISFANLALDSNPERAIVPYHPQMMIEQLEQQARLRELAHLDFASELELYFQPVIRNSDEQIEFLELLLRWQHPKQGILSANKFIDDIRVAGLSYPVAAYVIERAAELAMALRMEGIELPLSINVFGPEMLHEEFIEFVDRIMAEHRLEPGDLIIECPLDLFMNLDEQGKAMVARLSSIGIKLCIDGFGDTPIWLAKLPNLNVEYIKVAASLTADFAHQSQVRSLVSGMVDMHSQNNAKVICEGVETIEQLKFVKSLNTYAAQGYYFNYPLSSVGMMSWLKQWRLEHQG; via the coding sequence ATGGCAATGATTTGTGCCTTATGCGTAACCCATAATCCTATCTTGAGACTTAGCCTAGTCGTTAATGGCGTTCTAGGTTTAGCTATCCTAAGTTTAGGATTACCTTGGCTGGTTATATTGCTTGCTTTAAGTTTATGTTTTCATTTATGGCAAGCATTTCGTACCACAAATTGGCTTGCCATTATTTTGAGTGTGGCTAGTGCTATTTTATTTGCTGTTTTATATTCAGCCCACCTATTACTCGATATAGCTTTATATTGGCTTGTTTTCTCTGTTGTCATTTTATCTATCTCGGGCTTTTTTAATTACGAAGAGCCCGAAGATGAAGAGCTGGTTGAGGTTGAGCCCTTGTATCACGATGAGTTAGATGCGACCCCACTCACAGGCTTACCTGATCGTAATGCACTTAGAAATAGCTTTGTTGCATGGACTGAAGAGCACTCAGCGAACTGCGCACTAGTGATGATCCGCCTTGAAGGTTTTAACGATGTTAACCAGCATATTGGTCGTGACTTTGGTGATTTGTTATTAGCACAATCGGCTACACGAATTAAACAACAACTCAATGCTAATGCTGTTCTTAGTGTGGCAAGTAATACAGGTAGTGCTGAAAAGTTGGCGCATTTAGGGGGGTTAAATTTTGCGTTTATTTGCTCACTTGAAGAACAAAAACATCTTCACGAGCAGTTGATCAGCCAAATTAGGCAAGTCACACTAAAACCATTTAACGTTGCTAATTGCACCATTGAAGTGAAAGTGCGTGCTAGTTATGTGAACTGCGACGAGCCAGACTATAGCTTCGAAAATCTAATTTCATTTGCCAACCTTGCCCTTGACTCAAACCCTGAGCGAGCAATTGTGCCTTATCACCCGCAAATGATGATCGAGCAATTAGAACAACAAGCACGATTGCGCGAGTTAGCACATCTAGATTTTGCCAGCGAACTTGAATTGTATTTTCAGCCGGTTATCCGCAATAGCGACGAGCAAATTGAATTTTTAGAATTGCTGTTGCGTTGGCAACACCCTAAACAAGGCATTCTTTCAGCGAATAAATTTATTGATGATATTCGTGTCGCTGGGCTTAGCTACCCCGTTGCTGCCTACGTTATTGAGCGCGCTGCCGAACTAGCTATGGCGCTGCGTATGGAAGGTATTGAATTACCTCTTAGTATCAATGTGTTTGGCCCTGAAATGCTGCATGAAGAGTTTATTGAGTTTGTTGATCGCATTATGGCTGAGCACCGCTTAGAACCGGGTGATTTAATCATTGAATGCCCGCTCGATTTATTTATGAACTTAGATGAGCAGGGTAAAGCTATGGTTGCAAGGCTAAGTAGTATTGGCATCAAATTGTGTATTGATGGATTTGGTGACACACCTATTTGGCTTGCTAAATTACCTAACCTCAATGTTGAGTATATTAAAGTGGCTGCATCACTAACCGCTGACTTTGCCCATCAAAGCCAAGTTCGCAGTCTGGTTTCTGGCATGGTGGATATGCACAGTCAAAACAATGCGAAAGTAATTTGTGAAGGGGTAGAAACCATAGAACAGCTTAAATTTGTTAAGTCGCTGAACACCTACGCCGCACAGGGCTATTACTTTAATTACCCGCTTAGCAGCGTAGGTATGATGTCATGGTTAAAACAGTGGCGGTTAGAGCATCAGGGTTGA
- a CDS encoding formimidoylglutamase, with amino-acid sequence MTNYLKIYDEAAVRHLCARRANELKAWQALALLDTQVNAPQALIDAKQFGIRYVLVGVCEDIGPRANLGNGGSGQAWQAFLKRFLNQTHNQFLNHERVLLLGEVDLDDLNQQAINLDNKNEADLAKLRELCGDIDTRVEQVLAMIFAAGLEPIVIGGGHNNCLGILRALSKQHGKPVNAINLDPHADFRECEGRHSGNGFRYAYSENHLADYHVMGLHEFKNNQAIMDALTNANFTFDSYQDIQVRRKVDLSSACKHALAQFDNAPLGVELDLDSISLMPVSAYTNCGFSVSDAEHFVHLAASQTTAHYLHLCEGAPSQHPVGLEAGMNDAGQIITALVNAYLQAREAS; translated from the coding sequence GTGACAAATTACCTTAAAATTTATGATGAAGCGGCGGTGAGGCACTTATGTGCTCGCCGCGCTAACGAACTTAAAGCTTGGCAAGCCCTTGCCCTTCTCGACACTCAAGTTAATGCCCCACAAGCCCTCATCGATGCAAAACAATTCGGTATTCGCTATGTTTTAGTTGGCGTATGTGAAGATATTGGACCTCGAGCTAACTTAGGCAATGGTGGCTCTGGGCAAGCATGGCAGGCTTTTTTAAAGCGCTTTTTAAACCAAACGCATAATCAGTTTTTAAATCATGAACGTGTGCTGCTACTTGGCGAAGTTGACCTTGACGATTTAAACCAACAGGCTATTAACCTTGATAATAAAAACGAAGCAGACTTAGCCAAACTTCGTGAACTGTGCGGCGATATCGACACTCGCGTTGAGCAAGTACTTGCAATGATTTTTGCAGCAGGCCTTGAACCAATTGTAATTGGCGGCGGCCATAACAACTGCCTGGGCATATTACGTGCCCTTAGTAAGCAACATGGCAAACCAGTGAACGCTATTAACTTAGACCCTCATGCTGATTTCAGAGAGTGTGAAGGCCGTCATAGCGGCAATGGCTTTAGATATGCGTACAGCGAAAACCACCTTGCTGATTATCATGTCATGGGTTTACACGAATTTAAAAATAACCAAGCGATTATGGATGCCCTGACTAACGCAAACTTCACGTTTGATAGCTATCAAGACATTCAGGTCCGTCGCAAAGTCGATTTATCTTCAGCATGTAAACATGCTTTAGCTCAGTTTGATAATGCACCGCTTGGAGTAGAATTAGACCTAGACAGCATCTCATTAATGCCTGTAAGTGCTTATACTAACTGTGGTTTCAGTGTTAGTGATGCAGAACATTTTGTGCATTTAGCTGCCAGTCAAACAACCGCTCACTACTTACATTTATGTGAAGGCGCACCATCGCAACACCCAGTAGGTTTAGAAGCTGGAATGAACGATGCCGGCCAAATCATCACAGCCTTGGTGAATGCGTATTTGCAGGCGAGAGAGGCAAGTTAG